The genomic segment GCTGCGCGGTGGGGGTGTAGTCGTAGCTGGCGCACTCGGTGCTGGTGCCCGGCGGGCAGACCCGGTCCAGCAGGTCGGTGTCGTACTCGTAGTTCCAGGTCAGCGCGGACCCCGGATCGCCCGCGGTGACCGGGTCGGTGGTGACGGTCGCGACGTGCGGATGGTCGGCGCCGGCCGGGGTGGACCAGGCGATGGTCAGGGTCCGGTTCGATGCCACCGACCGGAGCTGGTCGACCCGACCGTTGGTGTCGTAGCGCAGGGTCAGCGCCCGGCCGGACGCGTCGGTGATCTTCGTGAGGCGGAAGACGCCGGTGCCGCCGGGCTGGGTGAACTCGTACCCGGTGGCGTCCTTGTCGGTGAGCGAGTAGCCGCCGGTGATCGCCTTGAAGACCGAGAACCGGCCGGACGGCGGCACCCAGGTGCCGTCGTTGTTGCGCCCGAACGCCACCTCCTGCCCGTCCGGGTAGCGGATGGTGGCGGTCTGCAGCACCCCGGCGCCGTCCCGGTCCTCCCGGGCGCGCATGTCCAGCAGCGAGGACCAGCCCCGCCCGAACGCGCTGTCGGCGCGGGTGTCGAGGCTGTTGTAGTCCCGGGTGATCGACAGCGCCGGCCCGGCCGTGGCGACCTCGGCGTCACTGTCGGAGGTGGTGTAGTTGCCGACGCTGGCCTCGTAACCCTTGCCGCCGTTCTGCGCCAGCGAGGAGGTCACCGCCGGCTGCGGGACCTGGGTGGAGAAGGCGTACGTGACCGGGGCGGGCGGACCGGTGGACGAGTAGTCGTTGACCTGGACCGCGTACAGGTAGGTCTTGCCCCAGGCCAGCACGCCCGGCGGCACCTTCCAGACGCCGCCGGGCACCCAGCCGGAGGTGGTGATCTGGGTGCCCTGGTCGTTGTAGATCAGGAAGTTGAACCGCAGCCCCTTGGCCGGCCAGTTGTCCGGGTCGGAGCCCTGGGCGGCCAGCTCCGGGGTCAGCGTGCTGACGGTGTAGTTGTTCTCCGGGTAGCGGGCGGTCACCTGCGGCGCCACGTTGTCGCTGTAGGTGATGTCGATGAACGGGTCGCACTGGATCGCGCCGTAGGTGCCGTGGTTGCAGGTGAGGTTCGGGTTCGCCGAGGTGAACCGCTTCCAGGCCATGCTGTCGGTCTCCGACGCGGTCAGCGCCAGCCCGAAGTTGCTGGCGCCGGTCACCCACTCGTTGACCTGTGCCACGTTCAGCGCCACCGACACCCAGGTGCCCACGTTGCGGACCGCCGAGACGTTGTTGCAGGCGTTGGTGTTCGACGGGGACGCGTTGCCGATCGAGGTGGTGTAGGTCGGGAAGGTGGCGTACTTGACGGTCGAGTAGGACCAGGTCGAGGTGACCCGGTGCACGTCGAACCGGCGGGCCACGCAACCGGTGCCGACGCCCTGGTAGCTCATGAACAGGTTCAGGTCGGCGGCGCTGAGCCGCTTGCCGGCGAAGGTGGTGCCGAAGGTGGGGAACGGGATCAGCGACTTGGCCTTGCCGCCCCCGCCGTCGAAGGTGCCGACCGCGACGTTGGTCTCGGTGGACCGGTCCGGCTCGCTCGATCCGGACTGGACATAGGTGTCGCTGTTCGTGGTCGCGATGGTGGCGGTCGGGTCCAGCACCACTGGGAACTTGCGGGCCGGGTCGCGCAGCCACGCCCCGTCGATCGACACCTTCAGCGCGGGCGCCCCGTCGGCCTCGATGATCTCGTAGCGGACCGCGTGTGACATCGCGCCCGCGCCGGTGGCGTCGACGGCGGCGTCTTCGAGGTAGCCGACCGGCATCGCCACGACGACCTTGCCGTCGTCGCCGACGAACTCGACCGCCCCGCCCGCGCCGATCCGGGCGGTCAGGCCGGTCAGCCGCAGTGGGTAGACGTACTCGGTCGGCACCTGCGCCGACCGCAGGGTCAGGACCTCCTTGACCCCGGAGGCCATCGCGCCCAGCTCCAGGTCGACGTCCGGGAACACGTTGGCGTACCGGGTGATCTCGCCGTCCACCGCCGGAGTGCCGACGGTGGCGCCGGAGAGGGTGAAGGCCAGTTCCCGGCCATCGCCGAGCGTGACCCGTACCAGGTCGCCGCTCTCCCCGGCCGGCGTGGCACTGTCGCCGCTGATCTGGGCCGACTTGCGCGGGACGGTGGTCGCGCGGCCGGCGAAGCTCAGGTCGAAGGAGTTGGCGGCCACCCGGGGGCGGCCGTCCCGGCCGAACCGCAGGGTGCTGTCGATCGGCTTGAAGGTGCCGTCGGCGGCCCGGTAGTTGACCGGGTCGCGGTGCACCCGCCGGGTGTAGGAGCCGTCCGGGTTCTGGTAGACGTCCGACTTCTCGCTGGCGGCCGAAGCGATCCGTTCACTTGTCGTCGGGTCGAAGCCGGTGTCGGCCTCGCCGGTGTTCACCGAGCGGGACGTCGGCCGGTGCGGCTCGTACCGGTCCAGTTCGCCCTTGGCCGGCTTGGCCGTACCGCCGGCCGGCGCCTTCGCGGCCTCGACGTAGTGCCCGCGGTCCGGAGCCCGGCCACGCTCCTGGGCCGGGGTCGGCGGGTCGTTGAAGGCCCACGACGGCCGGGTGGAGAGCCAGTTCCACAGCCAGGAGAACGACGTCGGGTGCCGGTCCGCCGGCACCGCGCCGGGCGGGATGCCCAGCCCGAGCGCCAGCGCCAGGATCAGAACCGTGGCGAGGCGACGGGCTGATCCCGTCACCGTTCGGTCCGGTCGGCTCCGACCGTCCCGTGACCTGCTGATGCGCGCTCGACCGCTCATCGCAGCCCTCCCCCGTGCAGCTACAAAGTGGAGGAAGCTTGCGGCGCAGGGTTCGAATCTGGCAACAGCCTTTCCGACAGTCCACGCGCGAACGCGCCTTGACCACGGATGATTACTTTCAGCTATCCCGGCTGTTGGAACCGGTATTGGGACGCCCGGTCGACGGGCTTCTGCGGCCCGGTCCGGGTCGCTATGCTCTGGCCGACCGTGGCCGCGATCCTGACGGCGGCGGATCCACGGCATTACGGGGGTTGTGGTGCGGTTTTCGCGGCGGGACCGCGTGCTGGCAGCGGGCGCGGCCGTCGTCGTGCTGGCCGCCGCGGCGGTCTGGCTACTGTGGCCTGAGTCGGATGACGGGCCGGTCCGGGAGCGGCGGTACCGCGACGCCACGGCCTGCCTGCTCACCGACGACCGAGGGCTGACCGGTGAGCCGGCCGCGACGGTCTGGGCCGGCATGCAGGAGGCCTCGACCGCCGACCTGGTCCAGATCCAGTACCTGTCGGTGGCCGGGCCGCAGACCGCGGCCAACGCGCTCACCTACGTCAACACCCTGGCCAGCCAGGACTGCGCCGTCTTCATCGCCGTCGGCGAGATCCCGGTGACCGCGATGGCCGAAGGCCGGTCCAACTTCCCGGCGGCCCGCTACGTCGCGGTCGCCCACGACCCCGGGGACCCGACCATCACCCGGGTCGACGACGCGCCCGCCGAGGACACCCGCGAGGCGATCCGGGAGATCGTCAGCGCGGCCGACTGAGCACCCGGATCGCCGGAGAGTGGCTGAGCTGAGCGCACGGACAGAGCTGAGCGCACGGACAGAGCTGAGCGCACGGACAGAGCTGAGTGCACGGTCAGAGCTGAGTGCACGGTCAGAGCCGGGCGAACCAGTCGCGGGCGACGCGTACCCCGCCGATGTGGCCGAGGGCGACCATCAGGGCGCAACGGGCCTTGCCGGGCGCCAGGCCACGGGCGCCGATCGCCCCCACCTTGGCCGCGATCTCGCCACCCAGCGACTGCTCCGCCAGGTCGACGGGGCGGGTCCGGCAGCGCGAGGCGACCACCACCGGGATGTCCCACTCGGTGAGGTCGCTGATCGTCACCAGCAGGCTGGCCGGCACATTGCCCGCCCCGGTGCCCTCCAGCACCACCCCGCGGGCGCCCGCGTCGACGGCGGCGGTCAGCAGCACCGGGTCGATGCCCGGGTAGGTCTTGATCAGGGCGACGTCCGACTCCGGTTCGCCAACTGCCCGCGGCGGGCGCTGCGGCGGCGCGGCCAACGACTCGACCCGGCCGCCGACCACCCGCCCGACCGGCGGATACGGGGCCGAGGTGACCGCCGCGATACCCGTGGCGTCCACCATGGACACCCGCCGGGCGGCGTGCAGTTCGTCGTCGAGGCAGACCAACACGCCGGCCCCGGCCAGCGCCGGATCGGCGGCGGCGGTCAGCGCCGAGGCCAGGTTGCGCGGACCGTCGGCGGAGAGCTCGTCGCGGTACCGGGTGGCCCCGGTCAGCACGATCCGGCCGCGGTCCGCGGCCTCCCCGACGACCAGGTCGATCAGGTACGCCGTCTCCTCCAGGGTGTCGAGTCCGTGGGTGAGCACCACGCCGTCGTACCCGTCGTCGGCGAGAGCGGCGCGGACCCGGCGGGCCAGCGCGAACATCGTCGCCGGGGTGATGTCCCAGCTCGGTTCGCTCGACACGTCCTCGACGGTCACCTCGGCGGCGAGCAGGTCGGCGGGCACCGCCGCGAGCAGCTCCGCGCCGGTGGCGACGCCGGGCGGGCGGCGTGCGTACGCCATGGTGTCCTTCGTCGCCAGTAGCAGCACCCGGGGCGGCATCTCAGCCGCCCGCCCCGGACCCGGCCGCGTCGAGCCGTTCCTCCAACCGTTCGATCCGGCCGATCAGCGGCCGCAGTTCGCGGCGGACGGCCTCGGCGACCGCGGCCGGCCCGGCCGGCGGCGCCGTCGGGTCGCCTGGCGGTGGCGGCGCGGGCTGCCGGGCGGCCGTCTGGGCGCGCAGGTGGACGTAGCCGGCGAGGGCGGCCGCCACCGCGCGGCGGGTCAGCCGCGGCTCGGCGCCCAGGCCGCGCAGCACCCGGCCGGCCACCCCGTCGGGTTCGGAGATCAGGCCCAGCAGCAGGTGTTCGCAGCCGATGTAGTTGTGCCCGAACGCCGTCGCCTCGGTGACGGTCAGCTCCAGGGCGGCCGCCGCGGGTGCGCTGAACCGCAACCCGCCGTCGGTGGCGTCGCCCTCCCCCGTTGGCCCTCTGACCAGCTCCGCGGCCACCTGGCCGGGCTCGATGTCCACCGCCCGCAGCACGTGCAGGGCCAGGTTGCCGCCCTCGGCGAGCAGGCCGCCGAGCAGCGCCGCGCTGCCCACCGCCGGCGATCCGGCGGCGCGGGCCTGGTCGATGCCGAGCCGCAGCGCCGTCCGGGCCCGGTCGGTGAAGTGCGGCAGCCGGGCCACCAGGTCGGTCTCGTCGAGCTCACCCACGGTGGTCTCCCGGATCGCGGTGATGCGCCGTACGGCCTGCTCCAGCGCCCGCTGGCAGACGGCCGAGACGGGCACCCCGGCCTCCCGGACCGCCTCGGCCAGCTCGTCGGGCAGATACACGTTGATCTTCGGCACACCCAACCCCCGGACTCGAATTCATACCCCCTGTATACCCCCGCTAGGGTTACAAGTCGAGTCTTAACCCGGGCTTAGCGTTGACGCAGCGCGCCGCTATCCCCCTCGGCGGGAACCTCGGGGTCATCAACAACCGAACTCCGAGGAGTACGACATGACACGCAGGACCCTGATGCTGGCCACCGGCGGCGCCGTCGTCGCGATCGCCGTGGTCGGCACGGCGATCGGCGCCGGCGCCGCGGAGCTCGTCACCGGCGGAACCCGGGTGACCCCGGTCGCCGCCGTCGGTCAGGCCACCGAGACGCCGGCAACCCCGGCGACCTCCGCGCCCACCGGTGTCCCGACCGCCACCCCGACCGCCGTCCCCACCGGCACCCCAACGGGTACGCCGACCAGCGCCCCGGCCGGCACGGCCGGGATCGGGCACGACCGGGCTGTCGAGATCGCGCTCGCCGAGGCGGGCGGCGGCCGGGTCGACGAGATCGAGCGGGAGACCGAGCACGGCCGCCAGGTCTGGAGCGTCGAGATCGTCAACGGTGACACCGAGGTCGAGGTCGACGTGGACGCCGAGACCGGCGAGATCGTCAAGGCCGAACGCGAGCCGGCCGACGACGATGACAAGGACGACCGCGACGACGACCGCGACGACGACTGATCGGGCGCCACGCCCGGTGCAACCTGAGGCGATGGCGACCGGAAGGGTAACCTTCCGGTCGCCATCGCCTCCGGAACCGGGAACGGATCATGATCGACGCGACCTGGCTGCGCGCCCTCGGCGAGGCCGAGCTCGACGCCCTGCTGCGACGGCGACCCGACGCGACCGCGGCGCCGCTGCCGGCTTCGCTGGCCGAGCTCGCCGACCGCCTCAACCAGCCACGCTCCCTGATCGCCGCGCTGCGGCAGCTGGACCGCCCCACCCTGCAGGTCGCCGAGGCGCTCGCCGCGCTCGGCGGCGAGGCCGACCGCACCACCCTGGACCGCCTGCTGGGCGTCACCCCCGCCGACCCGGCCGGCGCCGAACCCGCCGGCAGCGCCGCACCCGCCGGCAGCGTTGCCGCTGCGGGCCGGGAGCGGGCCGCGGTGGTGGACCGGGCGTTGGCGACCCTGCACGGGTACGCCCTGCTGACCGACCGGGACCGGCCGCGCCTGACCGAAGCGATGGCCGGTGCGTGGGAGGCGCCCCTCGGTCTCGGCGTACCGGTGGCCGAAGCGGTGCGCTACCACAGCGCCGACGGGCTCCGCCGGTGCCTGCGACTGCTCGACCTCAAGCCGGCCACCCGCAAGGCCGACCTGCTCGCGCAGCTGATCGCCGCGTACCGCGATCCGGAGCTGATCCGCCGGGTGGTGGCGACCGCGCCGCCGGCCACCAGGGAACTGCTGATGAAGTCGGCGCTGACCGGCGAGCCGGTGGCGCAGGAGAGCCACCTCCGCTTCATCCACCTCGGCTACCGGTCCGGCCCGGACCGTCGAGCGGACCCGGCGATCTGGGCCTACGAGCGGGGACTGCTGGTGCCGGGCGGCGACTGGGACGACCACCTTCGCCTTCCGGCGGAGATCGCGCTCGCGCTGCGCGGGCCGGGCTGGACCGCGCCGCTCGACCCGGAACCGCCCCGCCCGTCGACCGCGCCGGTGGCGGCCGACGTGGTGGCCCGGGACGCGGCGGCCGCCGGCGCCGCGGCGCTGCGGGTCGTCTCGGCGCTCGCCGACGAGGCCGGCCGGAGCCCTTTCCCGACGCTCAAGGCGGGCGGGCTCGGGGTCCGGGAGATCCGCCGGCTGGCCAAGCGGATCGGCGGCGCCGAAGCCGAGATCCGGCTCGGGCTGGCCGTCGCCGACCACGCCGGGCTGCTCACCTTCGGACCCGACGGGATGACCCCAACCCAGGGGTACGACGAATGGCTGCGCGGCGAGCCCGCCGACCGGCTCGGCGTGCTGCTGACCGCCTGGTGGGCGATGCCGGCCGTGCCGACCGGCGACGCCGGCGCCGGCTGGACACCCGAGGCCGGCTCGCCCGGGTTGGCCGCGCTGCGGCCGGCCCTGCTGCGGGCCGCGGCCGACCTGTCGACAGGTGACCAGCCGCTGGCCGTGGCGGACCCGGCGGGCCTCGCCGACCTGGTCGCCTGGCGCCACCCGTTCCTGTTCGGCGAGCCGGAGGCGGCGCGGCTGGTGACGGCCTGCTGGGCCGAGGCCGCGCTGTTGGGCGCGGTCGGCGCGGGCGCGCTAAGCGCGGCCGGCCGGGCGCTGGTCGTCGGCGACGACCCGGCGCGCGCCCTCACCGACCTGGGCGGCACCGAACGGACCGTCCGGATCCAGGCCGATCTGACCGCCGTGGTGGCCGGTACCCCGTCGGCCGAGCTGACCGACGTGCTGGACTCCGCCGCCGACCGGGAGTCCCGGGGCACCGCCAGCACCTGGCGGTTCACCCCGGGCAGCGTACGCCGGGCACTGGACGCCGGTACCCGGCCCGACGGACTGCTCGCCGAGCTGGCCGCGGTCGCCACCGGCGGCGTGCTGCCCCAGCCGCTGACCTATCTGGTCAACGATGTCGCCCGCCGGCACGGCGCGGTACGCGGCCAGGACGTCGCCTGCTGCCTGCGCGCCGACGATCCGGCGCTGCTCGCCGAGATCGCCGCCGACCGGCGGCTGCGCGGCCTGGCGCTGCGGGTGCTGGCGCCCACCGTGCTGGCCGGCGGAAGGCCGCTCGCCGAGACGATCAGCGCGCTGCGGGCCGCCGGCTACGCCCCGCTGGCCGAGTCGCCCGACGGCACCCCGATCCTGGAACGGGCCGCCCCCCGCCGCGCCCC from the Solwaraspora sp. WMMD1047 genome contains:
- a CDS encoding PepSY domain-containing protein, with translation MTRRTLMLATGGAVVAIAVVGTAIGAGAAELVTGGTRVTPVAAVGQATETPATPATSAPTGVPTATPTAVPTGTPTGTPTSAPAGTAGIGHDRAVEIALAEAGGGRVDEIERETEHGRQVWSVEIVNGDTEVEVDVDAETGEIVKAEREPADDDDKDDRDDDRDDD
- a CDS encoding asparaginase, which codes for MPPRVLLLATKDTMAYARRPPGVATGAELLAAVPADLLAAEVTVEDVSSEPSWDITPATMFALARRVRAALADDGYDGVVLTHGLDTLEETAYLIDLVVGEAADRGRIVLTGATRYRDELSADGPRNLASALTAAADPALAGAGVLVCLDDELHAARRVSMVDATGIAAVTSAPYPPVGRVVGGRVESLAAPPQRPPRAVGEPESDVALIKTYPGIDPVLLTAAVDAGARGVVLEGTGAGNVPASLLVTISDLTEWDIPVVVASRCRTRPVDLAEQSLGGEIAAKVGAIGARGLAPGKARCALMVALGHIGGVRVARDWFARL
- a CDS encoding helicase-associated domain-containing protein, with the translated sequence MIDATWLRALGEAELDALLRRRPDATAAPLPASLAELADRLNQPRSLIAALRQLDRPTLQVAEALAALGGEADRTTLDRLLGVTPADPAGAEPAGSAAPAGSVAAAGRERAAVVDRALATLHGYALLTDRDRPRLTEAMAGAWEAPLGLGVPVAEAVRYHSADGLRRCLRLLDLKPATRKADLLAQLIAAYRDPELIRRVVATAPPATRELLMKSALTGEPVAQESHLRFIHLGYRSGPDRRADPAIWAYERGLLVPGGDWDDHLRLPAEIALALRGPGWTAPLDPEPPRPSTAPVAADVVARDAAAAGAAALRVVSALADEAGRSPFPTLKAGGLGVREIRRLAKRIGGAEAEIRLGLAVADHAGLLTFGPDGMTPTQGYDEWLRGEPADRLGVLLTAWWAMPAVPTGDAGAGWTPEAGSPGLAALRPALLRAAADLSTGDQPLAVADPAGLADLVAWRHPFLFGEPEAARLVTACWAEAALLGAVGAGALSAAGRALVVGDDPARALTDLGGTERTVRIQADLTAVVAGTPSAELTDVLDSAADRESRGTASTWRFTPGSVRRALDAGTRPDGLLAELAAVATGGVLPQPLTYLVNDVARRHGAVRGQDVACCLRADDPALLAEIAADRRLRGLALRVLAPTVLAGGRPLAETISALRAAGYAPLAESPDGTPILERAAPRRAPGPATAGTATGRARSAKPRPGTAEPRAAGPGKPGAAGAGAGGAGATGAGARPAGRSKSAGGSGRPEPAELARTLLGRPDQAAGPRSRSLPVVQAEAPQLTIGPARILAHAIDSGGPVRIDYVNQAGNVSNRVIESIELAGTSIFAWCRMRQDERMFNLSRILAVGPAD
- a CDS encoding Clp protease N-terminal domain-containing protein encodes the protein MPKINVYLPDELAEAVREAGVPVSAVCQRALEQAVRRITAIRETTVGELDETDLVARLPHFTDRARTALRLGIDQARAAGSPAVGSAALLGGLLAEGGNLALHVLRAVDIEPGQVAAELVRGPTGEGDATDGGLRFSAPAAAALELTVTEATAFGHNYIGCEHLLLGLISEPDGVAGRVLRGLGAEPRLTRRAVAAALAGYVHLRAQTAARQPAPPPPGDPTAPPAGPAAVAEAVRRELRPLIGRIERLEERLDAAGSGAGG